The Rhinolophus ferrumequinum isolate MPI-CBG mRhiFer1 chromosome 4, mRhiFer1_v1.p, whole genome shotgun sequence genome has a window encoding:
- the LOC117021743 gene encoding elongation factor 1-alpha 1 yields MGKEKTHINIVVIGHVDSGKSTTTGHLIYKCGGIDKRTIEKFEKEAAEMGKGSFKYAWVLDKLKAERERGITIDISLWKFETSKYYVTIIDAPGHRDFIKNMITGTSQADCAVLIVAAGVGEFEAGISKNGQTREHALLAYTLGVKQLIVGVNKMDSTEPPYSQKRYEEIVKEVSTYIKKIGYNPDTVAFVPISGWNGDNMLEPSANMPWFKGWKVTRKDGSASGTTLLEALDCILPPTRPTDKPLRLPLQDVYKIGGIGTVPVGRVETGVLKPGMVVTFAPVNVTTEVKSVKMHHEALSEALPGDNVGFNVKNVSVKDVRRGNVAGDSKNDPPMEAAGFTAQVIILNHPGQISAGYAPVLDCHTAHIACKFAELKEKIDRRSGKKLEDGPKFLKSGDAAIVDMVPGKPMCVESFSDYPPLGRFAVRDMRQTVAVGVIKAVDKKAAGAGKVTKSAQKAQKAK; encoded by the coding sequence atgggaaaggaaaagacacacatcaaCATCGTCGTCATTGGACACGTAGATTCCGGCAAGTCTACCACTACTGGTCATCTGATCTACAAATGTGGTGGGATCGACAAAAGAACcattgaaaaatttgagaaggaggctgctgagatgggaaagggctCCTTCAAGTATGCCTGGGtcttggataaactgaaagctgaacgTGAGCGTGGGATCACCATTGATATCTCCCTGTGGAAATTCGAGACCAGCAAGTATTATGTGACCATCATCgatgccccaggacacagagactttatcaaaaacatgattacaggcacatctcaggctgactgtgctgtcctgattgttgctgctggtgtTGGTGAATTCGAAGCAGGTATCTCCAAGAATGGGCAGACCCGTGAGCATGCCCTTCTGGCTTACACACTGGGTGTGAAACAACTGATTGTtggtgttaacaaaatggattccactgagccgccttacagccagaagagatacgaggaaatcgttaaggaagtcagcacctacattaagaaaattggctacaaccctgacacagtcgcatttgtgccaatttctggttggaatggtgacaacatgctggagccaagtgctaacatgccttggttcaagggatggaaagtcacccgtaaggatggcagtgccagtggaaCCACACTGCTTGAAGCTCTGGATTGCATCCTGCCACCAACTCGTCCAACTGACAAGCCTTTGCGTCTGCCCCTCCAGGatgtctacaaaattggtggtattggcactgtccctgtgggccgagtggagactggtgttctcaAACCCGGCATGGTGGTCACCTTTGCTCCAGTCAATGTTACAACTGAAGTAAAGTCTGTTAaaatgcaccatgaagctttgagtgaagctcttcctggggacaatgtgggcttcaatgtcaagaatgtgtctgtcaaagatgttcgtcgtggcaatgtggctggtgacagcaaaaatgacccaCCAATGGAGGCAGCTGGCTTCACTGCTCAGGTGATTATCCTGAACCATCCAGGCCAAATCAGTGCCGGATATGCACCTGTGCTTgattgtcacacagctcacattgcttgcaaatttgctgagctgaaggagaagattgaTCGTCGTTcagggaaaaagctggaagatggccccaagtttttgaaatctggtgatgctgCCATCGTTGACATGGTTCCTGGCAAAcccatgtgtgttgagagcttctctgactaccctcCTCTTGGTCGTTTTGCTGTTcgtgacatgagacagacagttgccgtgggtgtcatcaaagcagtggacaagaaggcagctggagctggcaaggtcaccaagtctgcccagaaagctcagaaggctaaatga